In the Helianthus annuus cultivar XRQ/B chromosome 11, HanXRQr2.0-SUNRISE, whole genome shotgun sequence genome, one interval contains:
- the LOC110891172 gene encoding probable receptor-like serine/threonine-protein kinase At4g34500 has product MILIIEDFPNESLCHYLGNLKDKCVLTWEKRLKICIDVAHALKYIHYGMEDRTRIINRYINCYNIGLDENWGAKIVHFWWSVFLPPNQEDEALYLKWIGRTRYVDPEYKKTNKVKRESDVYGFGVVLFEILCGRLAHDPIYLKESDMGLAHVARRSFSTGSLEEMIDPIIKEEIGENAFVLSRGPTKDSLHTFITIAHQCVAETQDQRPTMKVVVKELEKALFFQNNNKDNPKMSLEDIKRVTQNFHDDNFIGGGGFGKVYKGNLQDGDGFKTIVAKRLDTRFGQGEQQFFSELQILLDYKHENVIGLVGYCDENDEKVLIYEYLSRGSLNRYLNDTSLTWVKRLNICIDVARALDFLHGGVGKQAKVIHRDIKTENILLNNDWKAELADFGLSLICSINQETDYIIDHVCGTRGYVDPLYRQSGFLTIESDIYSFGVVLFEILCGRSTFAIHKHEGYYIPDFIKNSFEEGKHAEVVFEQIREQIVPKSLTTFQEIAYQCLHLEREKRPTTKEVLVELKKALEFQLNSEVSVIETQVVELSSELNDMNMTGKSENSEIRNKEKMLLDQTDD; this is encoded by the exons ATGATCCTTATCATCGAAGATTTTCCTAATGAATCCCTTTGTCATTATTTGGGAAACCTCAAAGACAAATGTGTTTTGACTTGggaaaaacgtttgaaaatctgCATCGATGTTGCACACGCATTGAAGTACATTCACTATGGGATGGAAGACCGAACGAGGATAATAAACCGTTATATAAACTGCTACAACATTGGGTTGGATGAGAACTGGGGGGCAAAGATTGTTCACTTCTGGTGGTCTGTATTCCTGCCTCCAAATCAAGAAGACGAAGCTCTCTATCTCAAGTGGATTGGCAGAACACGTTATGTAGATCCAGAATATAAGAAGACTAACAAGGTAAAAAGAGAATCAGATGTTTATGGTTTTGGAGTAGTCTTGTTTGAGATTCTTTGTGGGAGGTTAGCCCATGACCCAATTTACCTTAAGGAGAGTGACATGGGGCTAGCCCATGTAGCAAGACGAAGCTTCAGCACAGGATCACTAGAAGAGATGATAGATCCTATAATAAAGGAAGAAATTGGTGAAAACGCTTTCGTTCTAAGTAGAGGACCCACCAAGGATTCTTTGCACACGTTTATTACAATTGCACACCAATGTGTGGCGGAAACTCAAGACCAACGCCCAACAATGAAAGTCGTAGTCAAGGAACTTGAAAAAGCATTATTCTTTCAA AACAACAACAAGGATAACCCCAAAATGTCACTTGAAGACATAAAACGGGTGACACAGAACTTTCACGATGACAATTTCATCGGTGGGGGAGGATTTGGAAAAGTTTATAAAGGAAACCTTCAAGATGGAGATGGATTTAAAACCATTGTTGCTAAGCGATTGGATACAAGGTTTGGTCAAGGAGAACAACAATTCTTTAGTGAGCTCCAAATTCTTTTGGATTATAAACATGAGAATGTCATTGGTCTTGTAGGCTACTgtgatgaaaatgatgaaaaagtCCTTATCTATGAGTATTTGTCCAGGGGAAGTCTTAATAGGTATTTGAATGATACTTCTCTTACATGGGTGAAACGACTTAATATATGCATTGATGTTGCAAGAGCGTTGGATTTCCTACACGGAGGAGTAGGAAAACAAGCAAAGGTGATACATAGGGATATCAAAACTGAAAACATCCTGTTAAACAATGATTGGAAAGCAGAACTTGCTGATTTTGGGCTTTCGCTAATATGTTCAATAAATCAGGAAACAGACTATATCATCGATCATGTGTGTGGCACAAGAGGATACGTGGACCCACTTTATAGACAGTCGGGATTTCTAACCATAGAATCCGATATTTACTCGTTTGGTGTTGTTTTATTTGAGATTTTGTGCGGGAGATCAACGTTTGCAATCCACAAACATGAGGGTTACTATATACCGGATTTCATTAAAAACAGCTTTGAAGAAGGAAAGCATGCTGAGGTGGTGTTCGAACAAATAAGGGAACAAATCGTGCCGAAATCGTTGACTACATTTCAAGAGATTGCCTACCAATGCCTACATCTTGAACGAGAAAAAAGACCGACAACAAAAGAAGTTTTGGTAGAACTTAAGAAggcattggaatttcaa TTGAATTCGGAGGTTTCCGTAATTGAGACACAAGTAGTTGAGCTATCCAGTGAATTGAACGATATGAACATGACTGGCAAATCTGAAAATTCAGAAATACGTAACAAGGAAAAGATGTTACTTGACCAAACCGATGACTAA